Proteins from a genomic interval of Nostoc sp. TCL240-02:
- a CDS encoding phycobilisome linker polypeptide has translation MSRLFKITALVPSQTRIRTQRELQNTYFTKLVPYENWFREQQRIQKAGGKIIKVELATGKQGANTGLS, from the coding sequence ATGTCCCGTTTGTTTAAAATTACTGCTCTAGTTCCCAGCCAAACCAGAATTCGTACCCAACGCGAACTGCAAAATACTTACTTTACTAAACTAGTTCCTTATGAGAACTGGTTCCGCGAACAGCAACGCATTCAAAAAGCAGGCGGCAAAATTATCAAAGTAGAACTGGCAACTGGTAAGCAAGGCGCTAATACTGGCTTGTCGTAA
- the apcA gene encoding allophycocyanin subunit alpha yields the protein MSIVTKAIVNADAEARYLSPGELDRIKSFVASGERRVRIAQILTENRERLVKQAGDQLFQKRPDVVSPGGNAYGQELTATCLRDLDYYLRLVTYGIVAGDVTPIEEIGVIGARELYKSLGTPIDGVAEGIRGLKNVATTLLSGDDASEAGTYFDYLVGALL from the coding sequence ATGAGTATCGTCACGAAAGCTATCGTGAATGCTGATGCAGAAGCTCGCTACCTCAGCCCTGGTGAATTGGATCGGATCAAATCCTTTGTTGCCAGTGGTGAACGCCGCGTGCGGATTGCTCAAATTTTGACAGAAAATCGTGAGCGGCTGGTTAAGCAAGCTGGCGATCAATTGTTCCAAAAGCGTCCTGATGTTGTGTCTCCTGGTGGTAACGCTTACGGTCAAGAATTGACTGCTACTTGCCTGCGTGACCTAGATTACTACCTCCGCCTCGTTACCTACGGTATCGTTGCTGGTGATGTTACACCGATTGAAGAAATTGGTGTTATCGGTGCCCGTGAACTGTACAAGTCCTTGGGAACCCCTATTGATGGTGTTGCTGAAGGTATCCGTGGCCTGAAGAATGTAGCTACTACATTGCTGTCTGGTGATGATGCTTCTGAAGCTGGTACCTACTTCGACTACCTAGTTGGTGCCCTGCTATAG
- the apcB gene encoding allophycocyanin subunit beta, whose amino-acid sequence MAQDAITAVINSADVQGKYLDNSALEKLKGYFATGELRVRAASTISANAAAIVKEAVAKSLLYSDITRPGGNMYTTRRYAACIRDLDYYLRYATYAMLAGDPSILDERVLNGLKETYNSLGVPVGATVQAIQSIKEVTASLVGSDAGKEMGVYLDYISSGLS is encoded by the coding sequence ATGGCTCAAGACGCAATTACCGCTGTCATTAACTCCGCAGATGTTCAAGGTAAATACTTAGACAACTCTGCTTTAGAAAAACTAAAAGGCTACTTCGCTACTGGCGAACTGCGGGTACGTGCTGCTAGCACCATCAGCGCTAACGCTGCTGCGATCGTCAAAGAAGCTGTAGCAAAATCTTTGCTATACTCTGACATCACCCGTCCCGGCGGCAACATGTACACAACCCGCCGTTATGCTGCTTGCATCCGCGATTTGGACTATTACCTCCGCTATGCCACCTACGCGATGTTAGCTGGCGATCCTTCCATTTTGGATGAGCGTGTATTAAATGGCTTGAAGGAAACCTACAACTCTTTAGGAGTTCCTGTTGGTGCTACCGTCCAAGCTATCCAATCCATCAAGGAAGTAACCGCTAGCTTGGTTGGTTCTGATGCTGGTAAGGAAATGGGCGTTTACTTAGACTATATCTCTTCTGGCTTAAGCTAA